The genomic stretch TGATGCGTGAGCCGCTGCGGAATCTCGACGCCTTCATCGGTCTGCCTGCCCATCTCCTCTGAGAGGGTGAGCAGCTTGCGTGCGAGGCGCTGATAGACATCGTGGAAGATGAGCCCAGCGGTGTCGTCTGTGAGGTCGCGCAGCCTTCGGCTCAGCGCCGTGATGACCCCGATGCAGAGCCGCGTGTTGCCCTCGAGGAGGCGTCGGAAGTCGTGCTTCGAGATGGAGAGCACGGTGACATCGGTGAGGGCAACCGCGCTGGTCGAGCGAGCGAACTCATCCATCAGCGACACCTCTCCGAACGACTGCGGGGGACGCAGGATGCGAAGCGTGAGCTCGCGCCCGTCCTCGCTCAGGACGAAGAGCTTGACCCGCCCCTGCACAACGACGAGGAACTCGTCGCCTGTGTCTCCGCGCTCGAAGAGCACGTGCTCCTTGGGATGGTGCTTGAGGTGGGCGATGCTGGCCACCTGTTGCAGATCTTCAGCTTCGAGGCTCCCGAACACGGGCACGGCGCCAAGGAGCGACGGGAGATCATCGAGGGCGGGTTCATCGGCGTGCTTTGCCAAGACAGACGCTTCTCCTCAGAAGGGGTTGAGGGGGGCTTCGCCTCCCACCACGACCAACCCTATCTCGCGCCCGCTCCAGCCCGAAGCGGGCGACTCGACCCCGCATGGTCGTCTGCGACCCGTGCGACCCCGCTCGGTCGCTTCCACCACCCGAATACGAGAAGGACTTGGGCAGGCGACCGGGAAGTCAAAAGAGCCGGCCAGAGGGTGGTCGGCGGTCGCGCGCTCCGCGCCCGCGAATCAGAACGCTTCGCGCCCTGCGAAGCCCCCGTTG from Pseudomonadota bacterium encodes the following:
- a CDS encoding Crp/Fnr family transcriptional regulator, which translates into the protein MAKHADEPALDDLPSLLGAVPVFGSLEAEDLQQVASIAHLKHHPKEHVLFERGDTGDEFLVVVQGRVKLFVLSEDGRELTLRILRPPQSFGEVSLMDEFARSTSAVALTDVTVLSISKHDFRRLLEGNTRLCIGVITALSRRLRDLTDDTAGLIFHDVYQRLARKLLTLSEEMGRQTDEGVEIPQRLTHQELANLVGATRETVTKALNDMEGRGLLLVRKKQVVILHRAGLEACLSGAFERSGIRHH